The proteins below are encoded in one region of Dethiobacter alkaliphilus AHT 1:
- a CDS encoding NAD-binding protein, whose product MNIIIIGGGDIGTELAANLSAKKQNVVLIDKDPAKVKNLSQKLGILVIEKKLKLKRLRWLLQ is encoded by the coding sequence GTGAATATCATTATTATTGGTGGCGGAGATATCGGTACAGAACTGGCTGCTAACCTCTCGGCCAAAAAGCAAAACGTGGTGCTGATTGACAAAGACCCTGCAAAAGTCAAAAACCTAAGCCAGAAGCTTGGAATATTGGTTATCGAGAAAAAGCTAAAATTAAAACGGCTAAGATGGTTATTGCAGTAA
- a CDS encoding glycosyltransferase family 2 protein, producing the protein MKVSLVMAVYNGEEFLKEALGAAISQTYSNLEIIVVNDGSTDSTKAILDAVTDSKVKVIHLKENQGAANAMNTGISQATGDWIAVQDADDNSFPTRIEEQVKHIQKNPRLVGLGTFIECIPGSPTVSQARLRRFAREKNSCVSSTQIRKAVYHGCPLTHSSVMFCKEVFFQVGGYSTDFRIAYDYDLWLKLLEKGEIENLPKVLLQYRIRNDSLSHNNNSLATVTEVQIASSRAVGRLLSRDKDYWPNVIVIGPQESCEHYRDRVAPFCKLKIAAFAGEYHNKQIAAAVKQFKQGKAESIILLDGYKKEPILNYLAENGLVLNKHVFNLYNFYFAGPQRFYYREMTKGVAQKHQQVR; encoded by the coding sequence GTGAAGGTATCGCTGGTAATGGCTGTTTATAACGGTGAAGAATTTCTAAAAGAAGCTCTGGGTGCCGCAATCTCGCAGACGTACAGTAATTTGGAAATCATTGTGGTCAATGACGGTTCCACAGACTCCACAAAAGCTATATTAGATGCGGTAACGGACAGTAAAGTAAAGGTGATTCATCTAAAAGAAAATCAGGGCGCAGCCAATGCCATGAATACAGGTATCAGCCAGGCAACAGGAGACTGGATTGCGGTACAGGATGCCGATGATAATAGCTTTCCTACAAGAATTGAGGAGCAAGTAAAACATATTCAAAAAAACCCACGGTTAGTAGGGTTGGGGACTTTCATTGAATGTATCCCGGGAAGTCCTACTGTTTCCCAGGCCAGGTTAAGACGTTTTGCCAGGGAGAAAAACTCCTGTGTATCAAGTACTCAGATTAGAAAGGCAGTCTATCATGGGTGTCCCTTAACCCATAGTTCTGTGATGTTTTGCAAGGAAGTTTTTTTCCAGGTAGGGGGCTATAGTACGGACTTTCGCATTGCTTATGATTATGACCTGTGGCTAAAGCTGTTGGAAAAAGGCGAAATTGAGAATCTGCCCAAAGTCCTGCTGCAGTATCGTATTCGTAATGATTCACTTTCACACAACAACAATAGTTTAGCCACTGTTACTGAGGTGCAGATCGCTTCATCCAGAGCAGTAGGCAGATTGTTAAGCAGGGATAAAGACTATTGGCCAAATGTCATTGTTATTGGCCCTCAGGAGAGCTGTGAACATTACAGAGATCGCGTTGCTCCTTTTTGCAAGCTGAAAATTGCGGCTTTTGCCGGTGAATACCATAATAAACAAATCGCCGCCGCAGTAAAACAGTTTAAACAAGGAAAGGCAGAGTCAATTATCTTGCTTGATGGGTACAAAAAAGAACCAATTCTAAATTACCTGGCTGAAAACGGGCTGGTCCTAAATAAACATGTTTTTAATTTATATAATTTTTATTTCGCCGGGCCGCAACGGTTTTACTACAGAGAAATGACCAAGGGAGTGGCGCAGAAGCATCAACAAGTAAGATGA
- a CDS encoding SurA N-terminal domain-containing protein, whose amino-acid sequence MDIIKTKKVFFTLLVFSVLISLVALGGCSEQATDGNEETDGNKAIATVNGVGITYDDFSAQLLEFEQLAQMQGMSLEDPETVTILENQAVEVLINEQLLLQEAENKDIQISQSEIDEQIDQMKSGFEDDGQFEEALAAQGVEIEELADLIREDMLIQAVFAETVPNISVSEDEITDEEINEVYDQQQQMAEAQGMDLPPLEELEAEVVAFIIQQMQEAEEKQAIENLLAELRENSVIEINL is encoded by the coding sequence ATGGATATTATTAAAACGAAAAAAGTATTTTTTACTCTGTTGGTATTTAGTGTTCTGATTTCACTGGTAGCACTTGGTGGATGCAGCGAACAGGCAACCGACGGCAATGAAGAAACTGACGGTAACAAAGCGATAGCCACTGTTAATGGAGTAGGTATAACCTATGATGATTTTTCGGCACAGCTATTAGAATTTGAACAACTGGCACAAATGCAGGGAATGAGCCTTGAGGATCCGGAAACTGTAACAATTTTGGAAAATCAGGCGGTTGAAGTTTTGATAAATGAACAACTCTTGTTACAGGAAGCGGAAAATAAAGACATTCAGATTTCTCAGTCTGAAATAGATGAGCAAATCGATCAGATGAAATCCGGTTTTGAAGATGACGGCCAGTTTGAAGAGGCTTTGGCAGCCCAAGGGGTTGAAATAGAGGAATTGGCCGACCTCATCAGGGAAGATATGCTGATTCAGGCTGTTTTTGCTGAAACAGTGCCAAATATTTCGGTGTCCGAAGATGAAATAACGGATGAAGAGATTAATGAAGTTTATGACCAGCAACAGCAAATGGCCGAAGCACAAGGCATGGACCTCCCCCCGCTGGAAGAATTAGAAGCAGAAGTTGTGGCCTTCATTATCCAACAGATGCAGGAAGCAGAAGAAAAGCAGGCCATAGAAAACCTCCTGGCTGAGCTAAGAGAAAACAGTGTAATTGAAATAAATCTGTAG
- a CDS encoding 3D domain-containing protein, whose protein sequence is MTLKQLLLVTALVLLVTLANSLDLRGQVQLAQREASEAREEAEEELRDARRLELESEQYETQLMKITKYAPLSPDAVPGWDFAGDPSLTASGEELIPGKTAAAGPNVPFGTRIYVEGIGWFEVQDRGSAIGPNDIDLAVESREESLEFGIQERLVIFELGDDTDVEDEEEED, encoded by the coding sequence GTGACTCTCAAACAATTATTGCTTGTTACTGCACTTGTGCTGCTGGTCACCTTAGCAAACAGCCTTGATCTAAGAGGCCAGGTGCAATTGGCCCAGCGGGAAGCCAGTGAAGCAAGAGAGGAAGCAGAAGAAGAATTAAGAGACGCTCGCAGACTGGAACTGGAATCTGAGCAGTATGAAACACAGTTAATGAAAATTACCAAGTATGCCCCCCTAAGCCCTGACGCTGTGCCCGGATGGGACTTTGCGGGAGATCCGTCCCTTACTGCCAGCGGTGAAGAATTGATACCGGGTAAAACTGCAGCAGCAGGTCCCAATGTCCCCTTCGGGACCAGAATCTATGTGGAGGGTATCGGTTGGTTTGAGGTACAGGATCGCGGCAGCGCCATAGGCCCCAATGACATTGACCTGGCTGTGGAATCCAGAGAAGAGTCACTGGAGTTTGGTATACAGGAACGACTGGTTATTTTTGAACTGGGTGACGATACAGATGTTGAAGATGAAGAAGAAGAGGATTGA
- a CDS encoding cation:proton antiporter, producing the protein MDHLFLAGGIILLIFFIFNYIAQRFNFPPLLAYLFLGVALAGLFTEPEQNVIEQIANMGIVLLFFLLGLHFPLSRLVNISRRIWQAGVLDVVLCFGGSFFLAVLFGFDLLPALIIGGVAYASSSSITVKMMEETNRMTTPEGEFKLALLIFEDLVAPVMVSFLVGLSLQGEITAQAVAIIFAKVVLMTAASIIIAYFGFRKLDLFLKRYMTKDFIPLFAISIALIFAGIAYYLDLSKLLGAFLAGVMLSETGTSKELEHLISPIKDITLPFFFFWFGTSIAFGAGVIAPSLLMILIAWAFVGKIIVGFWGGRIYGLTFGGSLRAAFSLGQRGEFSVVIAALADTALRVFLGIYIVITAIVGVYLFRRAPAISEKVARLMKKT; encoded by the coding sequence ATGGATCATCTGTTTCTGGCAGGAGGAATAATCCTTTTAATTTTTTTCATTTTCAATTATATAGCGCAACGCTTTAATTTTCCGCCACTGCTGGCTTATCTGTTTTTGGGCGTAGCTTTAGCCGGCTTATTTACTGAGCCGGAACAAAACGTAATTGAGCAGATTGCCAACATGGGTATAGTGCTCTTGTTTTTCCTCCTTGGTCTGCACTTTCCCCTAAGCCGGCTTGTCAACATCTCCAGGAGAATCTGGCAGGCAGGTGTTTTGGATGTGGTGCTGTGCTTTGGCGGCAGCTTTTTTCTGGCTGTTCTCTTTGGTTTTGATCTTCTGCCTGCCCTGATTATTGGCGGAGTGGCCTATGCCAGCAGTTCATCCATTACAGTAAAAATGATGGAAGAAACAAACCGCATGACCACTCCTGAAGGTGAATTTAAACTGGCATTGTTAATTTTTGAAGACCTGGTTGCTCCGGTAATGGTTTCATTTCTGGTTGGCCTCAGCCTGCAGGGAGAAATTACCGCCCAGGCCGTTGCCATTATTTTTGCCAAAGTGGTACTGATGACCGCAGCATCAATCATTATTGCTTATTTTGGCTTTCGCAAACTTGACCTGTTTTTGAAACGTTATATGACAAAAGACTTCATACCTTTGTTTGCCATATCCATCGCTCTGATTTTCGCCGGCATTGCCTATTATTTGGACCTGTCCAAACTGTTGGGCGCATTTTTAGCCGGTGTTATGCTTTCAGAGACCGGAACATCTAAGGAACTGGAGCATCTCATTAGTCCTATTAAAGACATTACCCTGCCCTTTTTCTTTTTCTGGTTTGGCACATCCATTGCTTTTGGTGCAGGGGTAATTGCTCCGTCCTTACTGATGATTTTGATTGCCTGGGCATTTGTGGGGAAAATAATAGTGGGCTTCTGGGGCGGACGGATTTACGGCCTGACCTTTGGCGGATCTTTGCGGGCAGCATTTTCACTGGGCCAGAGGGGTGAGTTCTCTGTGGTTATCGCAGCTTTAGCAGATACGGCGCTACGGGTATTTTTGGGGATATATATTGTAATTACAGCTATTGTCGGGGTATATTTGTTCCGCAGGGCTCCTGCTATCTCTGAAAAGGTTGCCCGCTTAATGAAAAAGACTTAG
- a CDS encoding sensor histidine kinase has product MIIKWGPKSLFAKLLAAHMVVIMVTLATIGFLFSYLVDKYFFSAREWELTAQAEQVAELLAAEFQAGNFTEVEKMSETLSVSMDVKVRVMDDQRNEIVTAIPPQGESTESVTLDPDEIDFIMQGDVISKKVYGPAVQHLLVGMPIFKGENGREAENPEVIGGIIVNAPLASLRANAAQISSLVLYSLLFATLVAGFFAFNLAKTISRPLQAMTSAAMDMKSGNFRNRIDINDKGELGQLAATFNQAVEETNKTIHEQKRLQALRQNLVASVSHEFRAPLTSIQGFVDAMLEGFIREEEQEKYLRVILNNTLHLNRLVNDLVDLASIESGYVQLRYEDVDPYTLAEKALDSVYPQAQEKSIKLEYNYEEGLPAIRGDGDRLYQILINLLENAITYTPDEGRIALEAQLSDDKEKVIFTVKDNGQGIPLAEIPYIWERFYKVDKARNRANKGKGLGLAIVRELVHMHNGEVAVKSTPGEGSAFSVIIPIEEKEDEKSPD; this is encoded by the coding sequence ATGATAATTAAATGGGGACCCAAGAGTTTATTTGCCAAGCTGTTGGCTGCCCACATGGTGGTGATTATGGTTACGCTGGCCACCATTGGATTTCTCTTTTCCTATCTGGTAGACAAGTATTTTTTCAGCGCCCGGGAGTGGGAACTCACTGCTCAGGCGGAGCAGGTTGCTGAATTGCTTGCTGCCGAGTTCCAGGCGGGAAACTTCACTGAGGTTGAAAAGATGTCGGAGACATTGTCTGTCTCCATGGATGTAAAAGTTCGGGTTATGGATGACCAGCGCAATGAAATAGTTACCGCCATCCCTCCCCAGGGAGAAAGCACAGAAAGCGTTACCTTAGACCCCGACGAGATTGATTTTATTATGCAGGGAGATGTTATCTCCAAGAAAGTATATGGCCCGGCGGTGCAGCATCTGTTGGTGGGTATGCCGATTTTCAAGGGAGAGAACGGCAGGGAGGCTGAGAATCCCGAAGTAATTGGCGGCATTATTGTCAATGCTCCCCTGGCGTCACTGCGGGCAAATGCAGCCCAAATCAGCAGCCTGGTCCTCTACTCCCTCCTATTTGCCACTTTGGTTGCCGGTTTCTTTGCTTTTAATCTGGCTAAAACAATCTCCAGGCCGCTGCAGGCCATGACCAGTGCGGCTATGGACATGAAGTCAGGTAATTTCCGCAACCGCATCGATATCAATGACAAGGGAGAGCTGGGACAACTGGCTGCCACATTTAATCAGGCCGTGGAGGAAACCAATAAAACCATCCACGAACAAAAAAGGCTGCAAGCTCTGCGCCAAAACCTGGTGGCCAGCGTTTCCCATGAATTTCGTGCTCCCCTCACTTCCATCCAGGGCTTTGTGGATGCCATGCTGGAAGGATTTATCCGGGAAGAGGAGCAGGAAAAATATCTGCGTGTAATACTAAATAACACCCTGCATTTAAACCGACTGGTCAATGATTTGGTGGATTTGGCCAGTATTGAGAGCGGCTATGTGCAGCTTCGTTACGAAGATGTGGATCCATATACTTTGGCGGAAAAAGCACTGGATTCGGTCTATCCCCAGGCCCAGGAAAAGAGTATTAAACTGGAATACAATTATGAAGAGGGGCTGCCGGCAATACGGGGAGACGGAGACCGACTTTATCAGATATTGATCAATTTATTGGAGAATGCCATCACCTATACCCCAGATGAGGGAAGAATTGCTTTGGAAGCGCAGCTAAGCGACGATAAAGAAAAAGTTATCTTTACCGTCAAAGACAACGGCCAGGGCATTCCATTGGCAGAGATCCCTTATATCTGGGAACGGTTTTACAAAGTTGATAAAGCCCGTAACCGTGCAAACAAGGGTAAAGGATTGGGACTGGCCATCGTGCGGGAACTGGTCCATATGCATAACGGGGAAGTGGCGGTAAAAAGTACACCGGGAGAAGGCAGCGCTTTTTCAGTGATCATCCCCATAGAGGAAAAAGAAGATGAAAAAAGTCCTGATTAA
- a CDS encoding response regulator transcription factor: MATNARQALVVEDDSDISELVRIVLRAEDFAVDVAHDGQKGLEMAITKPYNLIILDLMLPTLDGWEICRRLRDTAATRSTPIIMLTAKNEESDKVLGLQVGADDYLTKPFRPREFLARVHALLRRTTDYNQPDDTLYFCTLTIYPQSYQAFIEQKTVDLTPKEFELLLILARNAGRTLKREQLLEQVWGYEYPGSTRTIDEHIKRLRQKISQLEPGYTFVQTVWGVGYKLEVKENDN; encoded by the coding sequence ATGGCAACAAATGCACGCCAGGCTCTGGTGGTTGAAGACGATAGTGATATTTCTGAGCTGGTCCGGATTGTACTGCGGGCAGAAGATTTTGCGGTGGATGTGGCACATGACGGACAAAAAGGGTTGGAGATGGCTATAACAAAACCTTATAACCTGATAATTCTGGATTTAATGCTGCCCACCTTGGATGGCTGGGAAATCTGTCGCCGTCTGCGAGATACCGCAGCCACTCGCAGTACCCCCATTATTATGCTCACAGCAAAAAATGAAGAATCGGATAAAGTTCTGGGGTTGCAGGTTGGCGCAGATGATTACCTTACCAAACCTTTTCGGCCCCGGGAGTTTTTGGCCCGGGTGCACGCTCTGCTCAGGCGCACCACCGACTATAACCAGCCTGATGACACCCTGTATTTTTGCACTTTAACTATTTATCCGCAAAGTTATCAGGCTTTCATAGAGCAAAAAACCGTGGATTTAACCCCGAAGGAGTTTGAATTACTGCTGATTCTGGCCCGCAATGCAGGCCGGACACTAAAGCGTGAACAGCTGCTGGAACAAGTGTGGGGATACGAATATCCCGGCAGTACCCGAACAATTGACGAACACATTAAAAGGCTGAGGCAAAAGATTTCTCAACTGGAGCCCGGTTATACTTTTGTTCAGACTGTGTGGGGCGTGGGCTATAAACTTGAGGTGAAAGAAAATGATAATTAA
- a CDS encoding methyltransferase: protein MPHKKPTTLTPWTRQGWHAAGLIFLFLSLYFFSLNIGANTIWSLAALISAFLHQGLVVTVWRFELFGKYITRLLGTMGFYLYGTLFSLLLLARFGIAAGAALDSMGALPLPPVFWLVVTAIVLFFFIWLQYSVLRYFSIKRALGADHFFPEYRKMPFVRKGIFRYTPNGMYAFGTLAFMLPGLILRSDIGLAVGIFHYLAVWLHYWATELPDMEHIYGKTP, encoded by the coding sequence ATGCCACACAAAAAACCAACCACGCTGACTCCATGGACACGTCAAGGTTGGCATGCAGCGGGATTAATTTTTTTGTTTTTGTCATTGTACTTCTTCTCCCTAAACATCGGCGCCAATACTATCTGGTCGCTTGCTGCTTTGATTTCCGCTTTTCTTCACCAAGGGTTAGTGGTTACAGTATGGCGCTTTGAACTGTTTGGAAAGTACATAACACGTCTTTTGGGCACAATGGGATTTTATCTTTACGGAACCCTGTTTTCTCTTCTGCTTTTAGCCAGATTTGGCATCGCCGCAGGTGCCGCTTTGGATTCTATGGGGGCATTGCCTCTACCCCCTGTTTTTTGGTTGGTAGTAACAGCAATAGTGTTGTTCTTCTTCATCTGGCTGCAGTATAGTGTGCTTAGATATTTTAGCATAAAACGCGCACTGGGTGCCGACCATTTTTTCCCTGAATACCGCAAGATGCCTTTTGTCCGCAAGGGAATTTTCCGCTATACACCAAACGGCATGTACGCTTTCGGCACACTTGCGTTTATGCTGCCCGGCCTTATCCTTCGTTCGGACATTGGCCTTGCCGTGGGCATCTTTCATTATTTAGCTGTCTGGTTGCATTATTGGGCCACTGAACTTCCGGACATGGAGCATATATACGGGAAAACACCATGA
- a CDS encoding aspartyl-phosphate phosphatase Spo0E family protein — protein MSILYEIVAERKKLEQTVAVFGLGSEISLAQSQKLDKLIVAHMLEQRYNKQQG, from the coding sequence ATGTCTATCTTATATGAGATTGTGGCGGAAAGAAAGAAGTTGGAACAGACAGTGGCGGTTTTTGGCCTTGGCAGTGAGATTTCGTTAGCACAAAGTCAAAAACTGGACAAGCTAATCGTGGCGCACATGCTGGAACAAAGGTATAATAAACAACAAGGATAA
- a CDS encoding NAD-dependent epimerase/dehydratase family protein: protein MKVLVTGGAGFIGSHIVDLLIQKGYEVVVVDNLVTGSKSNVNAHAVFYEVDILHPQIDEVIKKEAPEVILHQAALVFVQQSIKDPLADGTVNTIGTLNLLRSAHLNNVGRFIYASTCAVYGDAQGRVATEDDPVSPISFYGASKYMGEMYVRLFYDLYKLDYTILRYANVYGPRQQPHGEGGVIPIFMQNMKKEISPTIFGTGLQSRDFIYVQDVATANLLAIAKGKQQTLNIGTGVATSIYDLHQHINEILGRNLPAQYKPELMGDVKHIALNPERAQKELNWKTGYSLKKGLAETAAVYDSMD from the coding sequence TTGAAGGTTTTGGTTACCGGAGGAGCGGGATTTATAGGTTCACATATTGTTGATCTGTTAATTCAAAAAGGATACGAGGTAGTGGTGGTCGACAATCTTGTAACAGGCAGCAAAAGCAATGTGAATGCACATGCCGTCTTTTATGAAGTAGATATTTTGCATCCACAAATCGATGAAGTAATAAAAAAAGAAGCCCCTGAAGTTATCCTGCATCAGGCGGCTCTGGTTTTTGTGCAGCAATCTATAAAGGACCCTCTGGCGGACGGAACCGTTAATACCATAGGCACTCTGAATCTTTTGCGTTCTGCTCATCTAAACAATGTCGGGAGGTTTATATATGCGTCAACCTGTGCTGTTTACGGGGACGCACAGGGTCGGGTAGCAACAGAAGATGACCCTGTGTCGCCTATATCATTTTACGGTGCTTCAAAGTATATGGGCGAAATGTATGTCCGACTCTTTTATGACCTATATAAATTGGATTATACAATTTTAAGGTACGCCAATGTGTATGGCCCACGCCAACAACCCCATGGTGAAGGTGGGGTCATCCCCATTTTCATGCAAAACATGAAAAAAGAAATTTCACCCACTATTTTTGGCACAGGTCTTCAATCCAGAGATTTTATTTATGTTCAGGATGTGGCCACAGCAAATTTGTTGGCCATAGCAAAAGGGAAGCAACAAACTTTAAATATCGGAACAGGAGTAGCCACATCAATATATGACTTACATCAACATATTAATGAAATTCTGGGCCGTAATCTCCCTGCTCAATACAAGCCGGAGTTAATGGGGGATGTAAAACACATCGCATTGAATCCGGAAAGGGCTCAAAAAGAACTGAATTGGAAAACCGGTTACTCATTAAAAAAGGGCTTAGCTGAAACCGCTGCCGTTTATGACAGTATGGATTAG
- the trkA gene encoding Trk system potassium transporter TrkA, which produces MVIAVTETDETNIIACMIAKTFNVPITVARVRNPDSAGDVDIDTRGLTQKQVGIDIIISPEKAVAQEISKMIHFPDAENIEYFAQGKVKMVGVTIRDEADITRTAVKDLPLPKECSILGIKRQNGDLVLPKGNEKINTGDKVYLVGSIAAMREASRLLYHRTTQIKKVLILGGGMIGYYLASILEENKKDSFMTKLIEKSPDRCEELNRTLTKTLIIQGDGTEMSYYNREELNEADVAVIVTGDDRINIVAAIIAQKMQIPKVITEVTNIGYNSVYKDVDITGTITPHSITAAQILRYTHKEDVVTLSLLESGAEVTELLLSDSASVTGKTIGQAKLPEGIRIGVIVRDEQILVPQKDTILQPDDRLVVISTEKVCTKQDKFFACQYRP; this is translated from the coding sequence ATGGTTATTGCAGTAACAGAAACTGATGAAACAAACATCATCGCCTGCATGATTGCCAAAACATTTAATGTACCCATTACAGTGGCAAGGGTACGCAACCCCGACAGCGCCGGCGACGTAGATATTGATACCCGTGGCCTGACGCAAAAGCAGGTAGGTATCGATATTATCATCAGCCCGGAAAAAGCGGTGGCTCAGGAAATTTCTAAGATGATTCACTTTCCCGATGCTGAAAACATTGAGTACTTCGCCCAGGGCAAAGTTAAAATGGTGGGCGTAACTATCCGGGATGAAGCGGATATAACAAGGACCGCTGTTAAAGACCTGCCTCTGCCTAAAGAGTGCTCTATTCTGGGAATTAAACGGCAAAACGGCGATTTGGTCCTGCCTAAAGGAAATGAAAAGATAAATACAGGAGATAAAGTTTATCTGGTGGGAAGCATTGCTGCAATGAGAGAGGCAAGCAGATTATTGTATCACAGAACAACACAGATTAAGAAAGTGCTTATCCTGGGCGGCGGTATGATTGGCTATTACCTGGCCTCAATTCTGGAAGAAAACAAAAAGGATTCCTTCATGACCAAACTGATTGAGAAAAGCCCGGACCGCTGTGAAGAGCTGAACCGGACTTTAACTAAAACCCTGATTATTCAGGGTGACGGAACTGAAATGTCCTACTACAACAGAGAAGAACTAAACGAAGCCGACGTTGCAGTAATTGTCACCGGAGACGATCGCATTAATATTGTAGCGGCAATCATTGCTCAGAAAATGCAAATCCCCAAAGTCATCACTGAAGTAACAAACATTGGTTATAACTCGGTCTATAAAGATGTGGACATCACTGGCACCATAACCCCCCACTCCATCACCGCAGCACAGATCTTAAGATATACCCACAAAGAAGATGTGGTAACCCTATCCCTGTTGGAATCCGGCGCAGAGGTTACGGAACTCTTGCTATCCGATTCCGCCTCCGTTACCGGAAAAACAATTGGGCAGGCTAAGCTTCCTGAAGGTATCCGCATAGGAGTAATAGTCCGGGACGAACAGATTCTTGTTCCTCAAAAAGATACAATCCTGCAGCCGGATGACCGCCTGGTGGTAATCTCCACCGAAAAAGTATGCACAAAACAGGATAAATTCTTTGCCTGCCAGTACAGACCCTAG
- a CDS encoding heparan-alpha-glucosaminide N-acetyltransferase domain-containing protein, translating to MADLPMEKKTRFSEIDALRGLAVLLMVFNHGMEWAHTTAFDIVVILQTLSIGDIATPMFYFAAGLSLYLSLQTKLRKNPDPLLVRQRYTVRLGKLFAIGITVSLTWGVLQAQAVTLLSLVWLTMTLPKLKDLNPPRYFFPGLLAATLSLHFLITSNALHPAVERVFSGQFPLFAILSINIAGFYLASRLAHKSFTLQAIALATLLIGSGLVLRHNDAVFVRSGAPAAFLLFGIGLAILFLGIFRYAPVQRLSLFRYLTMMGKDALFVYVFHYALFFVPFFFTGLMGTLSATASVIFSGSMLVGISIMVKLREKNKVTVFAMLDMIVAGFWSYLSQISLPSLSQPKPRSARISNSGMWTDN from the coding sequence ATGGCTGACTTACCAATGGAAAAGAAAACACGCTTCAGTGAAATTGATGCCTTAAGAGGGCTTGCCGTCCTGCTGATGGTATTTAACCACGGCATGGAATGGGCCCATACCACAGCCTTTGACATTGTGGTGATTCTGCAAACTTTATCAATCGGCGATATTGCAACGCCCATGTTTTACTTTGCTGCCGGGCTGTCTTTATATCTGTCTCTGCAAACAAAACTCAGAAAAAATCCGGACCCGTTATTGGTCCGTCAGCGATACACCGTCCGTTTGGGTAAACTTTTTGCTATCGGGATAACGGTCTCACTGACCTGGGGAGTACTGCAGGCACAGGCCGTTACTTTACTGAGTCTGGTCTGGCTGACAATGACACTGCCGAAATTAAAAGATTTAAACCCACCACGATACTTTTTTCCCGGCTTGCTGGCTGCTACCTTAAGCCTCCATTTCCTCATTACAAGCAATGCGCTGCATCCGGCGGTTGAAAGAGTTTTTTCCGGCCAGTTTCCGCTTTTTGCTATTCTTTCCATCAATATCGCAGGTTTTTACCTGGCATCACGGCTGGCTCATAAGAGTTTTACTCTACAGGCTATAGCCCTGGCCACACTCTTGATTGGCAGCGGACTAGTGTTGAGGCATAACGACGCAGTTTTTGTTCGCTCCGGCGCGCCCGCCGCATTCTTATTGTTTGGCATCGGCTTGGCCATTTTGTTCTTGGGGATTTTCCGGTATGCACCTGTACAACGGCTCAGCTTATTTCGCTACCTGACTATGATGGGCAAAGATGCTTTATTTGTCTACGTATTTCATTATGCATTATTCTTCGTCCCCTTCTTTTTTACCGGTTTGATGGGCACCTTGTCCGCCACCGCATCTGTAATTTTTTCCGGTTCCATGCTGGTGGGGATAAGCATAATGGTAAAGCTGCGGGAGAAAAACAAAGTTACTGTTTTTGCCATGCTAGATATGATTGTGGCCGGGTTTTGGAGTTACCTCTCCCAAATTTCCCTGCCCTCCCTATCGCAACCCAAACCTCGCTCAGCCCGGATCAGTAACAGCGGAATGTGGACTGACAACTAA